GGTAGCGGCGCATGAGCCAGTCCCGGAAACCCTGGCGAAAAACCTCGGAGCGGTCCCCGGCGGCGGGCATGAGCCAGCGATCCTCCATAAGGCCGCAGATGACGTAACCCATAATCCGGCGGCTCACCTCGCTGCCCTCAACGGACTCAAGCAATGTGTTCAGCGCTGTGCGCCCGTCCTCGAGCCACTGCTGGGACGCGGGGCTGGGCAGGGGCTGCGCCGCGCCGTCCACCACCATGGCCTCGGAGGGATGGGCCTCTATCCAGGCCGCGGAGGGGTTCATGTCCACCTGCAGGAGGAAGGCCGCGCGCGGGTTGACCTCCACAAAGCGTTTCAGCTTCGCCAGCACGTCCTCACCCGGCTCCCCGGCGGTCCAGGCCAGGGTCACGGGCACGATGACGCGGTTAATCCCCGCCTCGGCGGCCAGCGCCGCCTCCTGTGACACCGTGTTCCAGTCCTCCATGGAGTCCATGCGCGCGTGGAAATACAGGGGCGGGGCCGAGGGGTCCTCCGGCGCGACGGCCTGGGCGGCGGCGCCCTGCTGTGCGACCGCCGCAGGCTCCCCGGCGTTCCGGGGAAAGGTGGGGTTCTCTTCGGGCACAGACCAGTGCCCGAGCCAGAGGCCCGCCATGACGGCGAAAGCCACAACCGCCGCCAGCCCGAGTAGCCGGAGGTAAAGCCCCGTGTTTTCAGTTTTTTCTGGTTCTGACATATTCCGCCATCCGTTGCAGGGCGGCTGCGGCGGCGCCCCAGGGCGCCAGCGCCTCCAGCGCGCCGTCCACCAGCCGGTCCACCTCCGATGCCGCGCCGTCCGCACCAAGGAGCGATGCGAAGGTGCATTTCCCCGCGTCTTCCCCGCCGTGGCGGGCGTCTATGAGGTCATCTGAAATCTGGAAAGCCAGACCCAGGCGCGAGGCGAAACGGCGCAGGGCGTCCAGCCCCGCCGCGTCCAGTCCGGAGAGCACGCCGGGCAGGAGGGCCGAGGCCACAAAGAGCGCGCCCGCTTTCTCCCCATGGATGCTCGTAAGCGTCTCCAGGGAGACCGGCGCGCCGCCCGTGTGGAGCAGGTCCAGATGCTGCCCCCCGACGAGGCCATGGGTTCCCAGGGCATCGCGGAGCAGGGCCACGGCGGCGACGGCGCGCTCCGGCCCGCCCAGCCGCTCCGCATTGGACGCGACCAGGTGAAAGGACTCGGAAAGCAGGGCCAGGGCGGCGAGAATCGCCGTGGCGGCGCCGTACTCCTTGTGGGTGCAGGGCCTGCCGCGCCGCTCGGCGGCGTTGTCCATGCAGGGCAGATCGTCCAGAATGAGCGACGCCGTGTGGGCCGTCTCCACGGCACAGGCGGCATCCAGGCAGTCCCGCGGGTCCAGGCCCAGCATCTCCGCCACGGAGAGCGAAAGCAGCGGGCGCAGCCGCTTGCCGCCGCCGTTCACGGCGTGGCGCATCGCCCGGTGCACGCGCACGGGCTCCGTGTCGGCGCCGGGCAGGCGCGCGTCAAGGGCCTCCTCAATGAGGGCCACCAGGGCGGCCCGGCGCTCTTTCATGCCGTTGTCAGTCAAGGGATTAGGGTTTCCCGAAGGTTGTCCGGGCGGGTGTTCCCGGAATGCTCCCCGGTGTCGTGGGGCTCCACACGGAGCCAGCCGCCGAAATCGGCCACGCCGCCCGTGTCCTCCGCGCAGTGGAGGGTTTCAGCAATCAGTTCAAGCCTTCCCGCCGGAACGTCCAGCGTCATTTCGGCCCGCTCCGCACACGCCACCGTCCCCAGCACACGCCCGTCCATCTCCATGCGGACCCGTGTGGGGCCGAGGGAAGGATAGCAATTCACCGAAAGAACCCGCAACCGCCCCCCCGCGACATCGCGCCAGGCGCGCGCGCTCATGGGCTGAACGGTTTCCCCGTTTACCGTCCGGGAGGGGTACCAGCCGTCCCGGGGCAGCGCCACTTCCGGGCAGAAAAGGCGTTCCCGGTGAAGCATGGGCAGGAACCGGCCTTTGGAAAACCCCTTTGTCCGCCATTCCCGCCGGTGCCGGCCCGCTTCGGGCAGGAATGCGGGCAGCGCCGCCCACGCCCGGACATGGGCCGCGGCGGCCCACCAGCGCCGGTCAAGCAGGGCGCGGCCTACGGCCTTCGCCTCGGCCAGGAGCATCCACGGCAGCAGTTTCACAAAACCCTCCGCCGGGAGGTTGCGCAGGAACAGGTAAAACCGGTTCCGCGTGGCGAGGTAATATTTCTGCCGGGCGCGGGCGCCCTCCCCCATCGAGGCGCTGAATTTGTGCTCCACCACCGCCTCCGGACAGGGCAGCACGCGGTGTCCCGCGTCCCACATGCGCAGGCACAGGTCCACGTCGTCGAGGTAAATGCTGAATGCCTCCGGCAGCAGGCCGGTTTCGTGGAGTGCCCGCACGCGGAGCAGGCACGCGCCGCCGCACGCGGCGATGACCGGCTCATGCCGGTGCCAGCGGGGACCGTCCACCCGGCCCGCGCCGATGTCCCAGCAGGCCCCGGCCCGGCTGCACACCACCCCCGTTGAATTCAGCACAAAAGGCTGGCCGAAAAGCGCCATTCTGGGGGCGACCACGCCGATGGAGGGGTCGGACTCGGCCAGTTCCACCACGCGCTGAAGGGCGTCCGGTGCGACGCGGGTGTCGTTGTTCAGCAGGAACACATAGTCGGCGCCCGCCGCCATGGCCGCCCGGATGCCCGCGTTGTTTCCGCCGCTCCAGCCAAGGTTTTCCGGCAGGGACAGCACCTCCACGCGGGGGTCTTGGCCGAAGCGACCGCGCACAAAATCCGCCGACCCGTCCGTGCTGGCGTTGTCCACCAGCACAAACCGGTAGTTCCCGCCCCCGCTTTCCAGCAGCGAGGAGAAACAGTCCTCCAAATGCTCCCGGCCGTTCCAGTTGATGACCAGGACATGTGTCAGGGGGTAACTCATGCGCAAAGTATAGCAACCGGCGCGAAACGCCGCGATAATCCACTCTGGCCCTTTTCCGAATGGGGCGTTTTTGGCGAAAAAACCAGTTGATGTCCAAACCGTTCTGTGCTAGCCCGGATATCTCACCAGCCATTTTTCTGGCCGGTTGGTTCGGCAATGTTG
This genomic stretch from Candidatus Hydrogenedentota bacterium harbors:
- a CDS encoding glycosyltransferase family 2 protein, whose translation is MSYPLTHVLVINWNGREHLEDCFSSLLESGGGNYRFVLVDNASTDGSADFVRGRFGQDPRVEVLSLPENLGWSGGNNAGIRAAMAAGADYVFLLNNDTRVAPDALQRVVELAESDPSIGVVAPRMALFGQPFVLNSTGVVCSRAGACWDIGAGRVDGPRWHRHEPVIAACGGACLLRVRALHETGLLPEAFSIYLDDVDLCLRMWDAGHRVLPCPEAVVEHKFSASMGEGARARQKYYLATRNRFYLFLRNLPAEGFVKLLPWMLLAEAKAVGRALLDRRWWAAAAHVRAWAALPAFLPEAGRHRREWRTKGFSKGRFLPMLHRERLFCPEVALPRDGWYPSRTVNGETVQPMSARAWRDVAGGRLRVLSVNCYPSLGPTRVRMEMDGRVLGTVACAERAEMTLDVPAGRLELIAETLHCAEDTGGVADFGGWLRVEPHDTGEHSGNTRPDNLRETLIP
- a CDS encoding polyprenyl synthetase family protein, with product MTDNGMKERRAALVALIEEALDARLPGADTEPVRVHRAMRHAVNGGGKRLRPLLSLSVAEMLGLDPRDCLDAACAVETAHTASLILDDLPCMDNAAERRGRPCTHKEYGAATAILAALALLSESFHLVASNAERLGGPERAVAAVALLRDALGTHGLVGGQHLDLLHTGGAPVSLETLTSIHGEKAGALFVASALLPGVLSGLDAAGLDALRRFASRLGLAFQISDDLIDARHGGEDAGKCTFASLLGADGAASEVDRLVDGALEALAPWGAAAAALQRMAEYVRTRKN